A part of Campylobacter concisus genomic DNA contains:
- a CDS encoding LemA family protein, which yields MKNLIAVIIVIAALAFGAFKYINSFVALDENVNAKWSQVLNQYKRRAELVPNLVETVKGYAAHEQKIFEDVANARSKSMQVSVDASGLSDEAKMKEFMTAQSSFGLALGRLMAVSENYPELKANQNFLSLQSQLEGTQNRISVAMHDYIEAVKEYNVALRSFPNKFIASAFYPELKPKQNLEISNEEKINPKVSFEK from the coding sequence ATGAAAAATTTAATAGCCGTTATTATAGTTATTGCTGCACTTGCTTTTGGTGCTTTTAAGTATATAAATTCATTTGTTGCACTTGATGAAAATGTAAATGCAAAGTGGTCGCAGGTGTTAAATCAATATAAAAGAAGAGCCGAGCTTGTGCCAAATTTGGTTGAAACTGTAAAAGGCTACGCAGCTCATGAGCAAAAAATTTTTGAAGATGTGGCAAATGCTAGAAGCAAGAGCATGCAAGTAAGCGTTGATGCAAGTGGTCTTAGCGATGAAGCTAAGATGAAAGAATTTATGACAGCACAAAGCTCGTTTGGCTTGGCGCTTGGCAGGCTTATGGCAGTTAGTGAGAACTACCCAGAGCTAAAAGCAAATCAAAATTTCTTATCTCTTCAGAGCCAGCTTGAAGGTACGCAAAACCGCATAAGCGTGGCAATGCATGATTATATCGAAGCTGTAAAAGAGTATAACGTAGCCCTTAGAAGCTTTCCAAATAAATTTATAGCAAGTGCTTTTTATCCTGAGCTAAAGCCAAAACAAAATCTTGAAATAAGCAACGAAGAGAAGATAAATCCAAAAGTTTCATTTGAGAAATGA
- a CDS encoding ABC transporter substrate-binding protein: MLAGELLKSHFAKFDLVAVLSKFLEQSHFDKEKFDLLKQNNFKILDKNIKQEIVGTASFKEFFDDKFQSFLCELMQSKVLIVSGKEYKFSELEIYTCFDANTYKRQCEAGEIYFHNFGFDISFKSEPSLYGGVLVRSLKSLNGQNFIFGPRKCALHILNSKMSNLNFDLKEADFRKDEITFAPRIRSFGDENQQKNDCLRAFTAEFEKALECDENYKKRLNAYKKG, from the coding sequence ATGCTAGCTGGCGAGCTACTTAAAAGCCATTTTGCTAAATTTGATCTAGTGGCGGTGCTTAGTAAATTTTTAGAGCAAAGTCATTTTGATAAAGAAAAATTTGATCTGCTTAAACAAAATAACTTTAAAATTTTAGATAAAAATATAAAGCAAGAGATAGTTGGGACTGCTAGTTTTAAAGAGTTTTTTGACGATAAATTTCAGAGCTTTTTATGCGAGCTTATGCAAAGTAAAGTTTTAATTGTTTCTGGCAAAGAGTATAAATTTAGTGAGCTTGAAATTTATACTTGTTTTGATGCAAATACCTACAAAAGGCAGTGTGAGGCAGGAGAGATTTACTTTCACAACTTTGGCTTTGACATATCTTTTAAAAGCGAGCCATCGCTTTATGGTGGCGTTTTAGTAAGAAGCCTAAAGTCCTTAAACGGGCAAAATTTTATCTTTGGGCCAAGAAAATGTGCCTTGCATATCTTAAATAGCAAAATGAGCAATTTAAACTTTGATCTAAAAGAGGCTGATTTTAGAAAAGATGAGATCACTTTTGCGCCACGTATTAGATCATTTGGCGATGAAAACCAGCAAAAAAATGATTGTCTTAGAGCATTTACTGCCGAGTTTGAAAAAGCCTTAGAGTGCGATGAAAATTATAAAAAGAGATTAAATGCCTATAAAAAGGGGTGA